One window of the Candidatus Bathyarchaeia archaeon genome contains the following:
- a CDS encoding baseplate J/gp47 family protein, producing MSFVKKSYEEIRDAILAQITKGIVNEEHIYDVDRTKYKLENTPVKSIVKVEGVMNGARHMFREGVDYRLAGDMLEWLPKGDKPDNKTPFYVNYIFGTPSGITDINPGSVTRTIVEAISREIEFLYEQLNRVYLAGFIDTAKGSALDLVVSLLGISRKPPEHAAGKVTFGRSTDPPEIQVSREAHLYDGKTVYELNALPIKSVNKVEGLSSGSLHVFQRDKDYAVVERGIEWLVDGRKPDYNTMFYVDYTAYERIKIPAGIKVSTYSPNPREAKVFVTTEERFLEKISEGVWEADVPVRALTPGTAGNVYAGMITVMPQPLMGVEYVINREDILNGAEAESDEDLRGRAKRALEVAGKATLTSLEAGVRGIEGVTCVLIEDMPDGVPGIVKIIVDGGDEKEIKRVIEDIRAAGIRVEFLRPKPVYVDVFLTVTLEREAEPSRVGREVESKVIGYISSLKIGEDIIYSRIIGAALSVDGVHDINEVTIKAYRRDGEAITSTKANVEISSEERATARTINVLVKTLGGKI from the coding sequence ATGTCGTTTGTTAAGAAATCTTATGAGGAGATAAGGGATGCCATACTTGCCCAGATAACAAAGGGCATAGTTAATGAAGAGCATATCTATGATGTTGATAGAACGAAGTACAAGCTGGAGAACACGCCTGTAAAAAGCATAGTTAAAGTTGAAGGGGTCATGAATGGTGCTCGTCACATGTTTAGGGAGGGCGTTGATTATAGGCTTGCTGGCGATATGCTGGAGTGGCTTCCCAAAGGAGATAAGCCGGATAATAAGACGCCATTCTACGTGAATTATATTTTTGGCACCCCCTCAGGGATCACCGACATAAACCCTGGAAGCGTTACGAGAACTATAGTGGAGGCAATCAGCAGAGAAATAGAATTTCTCTATGAACAGCTAAACAGGGTTTATTTAGCTGGCTTCATTGATACGGCCAAAGGAAGCGCCTTGGACCTAGTTGTCTCCCTACTAGGAATATCGCGTAAACCGCCGGAGCACGCGGCTGGCAAAGTCACTTTTGGAAGGAGCACAGATCCACCGGAGATTCAAGTAAGCCGTGAGGCCCACCTATATGATGGTAAGACAGTCTATGAACTAAATGCTCTTCCAATAAAAAGCGTGAATAAAGTTGAGGGGTTGTCATCCGGCTCCTTACATGTTTTTCAGAGAGATAAAGATTATGCCGTAGTGGAGAGGGGGATCGAGTGGCTGGTAGACGGGAGAAAACCTGATTATAACACTATGTTCTATGTAGATTATACAGCATATGAGCGGATCAAGATACCAGCTGGAATTAAGGTTTCAACTTACTCGCCTAATCCGCGGGAGGCTAAGGTGTTTGTAACAACTGAGGAGCGTTTTCTTGAGAAAATCTCTGAGGGGGTATGGGAGGCGGATGTTCCGGTGAGGGCCTTAACACCTGGCACAGCGGGGAATGTCTATGCTGGTATGATAACAGTTATGCCCCAGCCACTAATGGGAGTAGAATACGTGATCAATAGGGAGGATATACTTAATGGAGCAGAGGCCGAATCTGATGAAGATTTAAGAGGCAGAGCGAAGCGCGCCCTTGAAGTGGCTGGCAAAGCAACATTAACATCTCTGGAGGCAGGGGTGAGGGGTATTGAGGGAGTTACGTGCGTTCTCATTGAGGATATGCCGGATGGTGTTCCTGGCATAGTAAAAATAATTGTGGATGGAGGAGACGAAAAAGAGATTAAAAGAGTCATTGAGGATATAAGAGCCGCAGGCATAAGGGTGGAATTTTTAAGACCTAAACCCGTATATGTAGATGTCTTTTTAACGGTAACATTAGAGAGAGAAGCGGAACCATCAAGAGTAGGGAGAGAAGTAGAAAGCAAGGTGATAGGATATATTTCATCTCTGAAAATAGGTGAGGATATAATATATAGTCGAATTATTGGAGCGGCTTTAAGCGTAGATGGGGTTCATGATATAAACGAGGTTACTATAAAAGCATATCGAAGGGATGGAGAAGCGATTACAAGCACTAAGGCAAACGTAGAAATAAGCAGTGAGGAGAGAGCTACTGCCAGAACCATTAATGTTTTGGTAAAAACTTTGGGTGGAAAAATTTGA
- a CDS encoding NUDIX domain-containing protein — MGGDEIFYVVDENDNVVGRASRSECHKRGLIHRSVYVIVLNDKGEIFIQKRSMSKDLYPGLYACSASGHVEHGESYEEAARRELMEELGINAQLKWIGRFKCFSETEREISALYLCRHNGPFKLNSEEISEGRFMSIEEIKRMLKDCGNMFAHGSLLALKEFIKYIEGEGF; from the coding sequence ATGGGCGGGGATGAAATCTTCTATGTTGTTGATGAGAATGATAATGTTGTCGGCCGGGCTTCTAGGAGCGAGTGCCATAAAAGGGGTCTAATTCACAGGTCTGTTTACGTGATAGTCCTTAATGATAAAGGCGAAATCTTCATACAGAAGCGTTCAATGAGCAAGGATCTTTACCCCGGGCTATACGCTTGCTCCGCATCAGGGCATGTTGAACATGGCGAGAGCTACGAGGAGGCAGCTAGAAGAGAACTTATGGAGGAACTCGGCATAAACGCCCAATTAAAGTGGATAGGCAGGTTTAAGTGTTTTTCCGAAACTGAACGTGAGATCTCAGCGCTCTACCTATGTCGCCATAACGGCCCATTTAAACTGAACAGCGAGGAGATCTCTGAGGGGAGGTTCATGAGCATAGAAGAAATTAAGAGAATGTTGAAAGATTGCGGAAATATGTTTGCGCATGGTTCACTTCTAGCTCTAAAAGAATTCATAAAATACATTGAGGGTGAAGGGTTCTAG
- a CDS encoding GPW/gp25 family protein produces MSSSPLGSDLKIVDEEEGSDLALSPSGDLEIVKDEYNLGQAIISRLRTRLGELADLGHPNYGSRLYELVGEPNNERTRELAKAYVRESVMRDPRVKEIVNISVKPHKEDKRRIDIEITLLPIGRNTALNIVFPFYLEVI; encoded by the coding sequence ATGTCGAGTAGTCCTCTTGGAAGCGACCTAAAAATAGTTGATGAGGAGGAGGGAAGCGATCTGGCGTTAAGCCCGAGCGGGGATCTGGAGATCGTAAAAGATGAGTATAATCTTGGGCAGGCAATAATAAGTAGATTGAGAACTCGGTTGGGCGAATTGGCGGATCTAGGTCATCCAAACTATGGTTCTCGCCTCTATGAGCTAGTCGGCGAGCCGAACAATGAGAGGACAAGAGAGCTTGCTAAAGCATACGTGAGAGAGAGCGTAATGCGCGACCCCAGAGTTAAAGAAATAGTCAACATATCCGTTAAACCTCATAAGGAAGATAAGCGCCGAATAGACATAGAGATAACTCTTCTACCAATCGGTCGGAACACCGCGTTAAATATCGTTTTTCCATTTTATTTGGAGGTCATTTAA
- a CDS encoding phage baseplate assembly protein V, with protein sequence MIEVIKKIVEDEIKKLHIAEIGVVTSIFPHSSESDGDNYECNVRLKHRDLELRRVPVATQHIGLAHIPNVGDLVLVTFLNGDINAPVVIGRLYNDEDRPPVNKEEEIVYKPPYSKSSNLRRIYLEFPGGMILSITDDEVSIKAGRTTLKIDRNGDITIESSAKVNLKANQDISLSANNISIESRGKLEIKSGATAKLEASGTLDIKGALVNIN encoded by the coding sequence ATGATTGAAGTTATTAAGAAGATTGTTGAGGATGAAATTAAGAAATTGCACATAGCTGAGATCGGGGTTGTGACATCGATATTCCCTCACTCAAGCGAAAGCGACGGAGACAACTATGAATGTAATGTAAGACTGAAGCATAGAGATCTTGAATTACGAAGGGTTCCGGTTGCAACCCAGCATATAGGCCTAGCTCACATACCAAATGTTGGGGATCTAGTTCTAGTGACTTTTCTTAATGGAGACATAAACGCGCCAGTTGTAATAGGAAGATTATATAATGATGAGGATAGACCTCCAGTTAATAAAGAGGAGGAGATCGTTTACAAACCGCCATACTCAAAATCATCCAACTTAAGAAGAATATATTTAGAGTTTCCCGGAGGCATGATACTTTCGATAACTGATGATGAAGTATCCATTAAGGCTGGTAGAACAACCCTTAAAATAGATCGGAACGGAGACATAACTATAGAGTCTAGTGCTAAAGTAAACTTGAAGGCAAACCAAGACATATCGTTATCCGCAAACAACATAAGCATAGAGAGCCGCGGAAAACTCGAAATTAAATCGGGCGCAACAGCTAAACTTGAGGCTTCAGGGACATTGGATATAAAGGGCGCACTAGTAAATATAAACTGA
- a CDS encoding inorganic diphosphatase, with protein MVNLWRDISPGDDPPNVVNAVIEVVSWSRDKYEYHREWEAFVLDRVLHSSVVFPVEYGFIPQTWYHDNDPLDIMVLSYEPLEVGCIVKVKPIGVLILEDEEGEDPKILSVPIRDPRFDGVRDLSDIHPHKLVEIREFFEVYKRLEPRKWVKFKSWGNAEEAKRLINYAINLFKRTFG; from the coding sequence ATGGTTAATCTTTGGCGTGATATTTCGCCCGGCGACGATCCGCCTAATGTCGTTAATGCTGTTATTGAGGTTGTTAGCTGGTCTAGAGATAAGTACGAGTATCATAGGGAGTGGGAGGCATTCGTGCTTGACCGTGTCCTCCACTCCTCAGTTGTCTTTCCAGTCGAGTACGGTTTTATCCCGCAGACGTGGTATCATGATAATGACCCACTTGACATAATGGTTTTATCTTATGAGCCGCTTGAGGTCGGGTGCATAGTTAAGGTTAAGCCCATAGGCGTACTAATCCTAGAGGACGAGGAGGGGGAAGATCCGAAGATCCTTTCAGTGCCGATCAGAGACCCGAGGTTCGATGGGGTAAGAGATCTATCAGACATCCACCCGCATAAGCTGGTGGAGATAAGGGAGTTCTTTGAAGTCTATAAGAGGCTTGAGCCGAGGAAATGGGTTAAATTCAAATCGTGGGGAAACGCCGAAGAGGCAAAGAGACTAATAAATTATGCGATAAATCTCTTCAAGAGAACCTTCGGGTAA
- a CDS encoding PAAR domain-containing protein: MGQPAAKQGDKIVATDTHIVMVSTPTGPVPTPMPHPFNGIINGNLSPNVKIMGLPAATVGSTAQNMPPHIPQGGSFQRSPSNMAIIQTGSQTVMINGKPAARNGDTATTCNDPVDLPIGKVIAAGTVMIG, encoded by the coding sequence TTGGGTCAGCCAGCGGCAAAACAAGGCGATAAGATCGTTGCAACAGACACTCACATAGTAATGGTGTCAACACCAACAGGTCCTGTCCCGACACCGATGCCGCATCCCTTTAATGGGATAATTAATGGAAATTTAAGCCCAAATGTTAAAATTATGGGTTTACCAGCCGCTACAGTTGGGAGCACAGCTCAGAATATGCCGCCACACATCCCGCAAGGTGGATCTTTTCAGAGGTCTCCATCAAATATGGCCATAATCCAAACTGGAAGCCAAACAGTTATGATAAATGGTAAGCCAGCCGCTAGAAACGGGGATACCGCGACTACATGCAACGATCCGGTTGATCTTCCTATAGGTAAAGTGATAGCCGCTGGAACGGTTATGATTGGATAA